The window GCTACATTTTGTATAGGAAAACTTATTGagtatgcatttttataattacaGTAAAAACaatctacaaaattaaaaaaaagaatgaaataaaaattgcacATTTGCATAAATTCTGAACTATAAAAATCAGACTTATTTTCATCCCTCCCCTGACTCAGTTATTCATTTTATAACTGAACTAAGTAATACATGACACACTGATAAGCTTCATGATCTTCTAGCTCCTTAATATTTAGAATCAATTCTATACCGTCAGTCTATACCTATTTGTATAAGCTGAGTCAGGATTCCCCACCCTTGTTCTGAGGCCCTTTCCTCTGAACTTAAGGTTTTATCATCTGTACACAGAGATATCTAAGTGCTGCGCCTTGAGCATCAAATATAGGAATAACTTAACCCAGGAACCCACCCCCTCTTCCTGCCTTCAAAAGGAGTTCTGCAAGTCAGAGTCACAAAAATCAGCTCATATCTATAGAAATAATTTCCTATTTATAGAAACCCTTGCTCCCCAACGGTCTCTGATGAGATCCTCGCAACAGTATCACCAGCAGAAGCCTTAAGAATACAAACAGTATTAAATGCACCAAGTGAGAACCATTTTTATAATAACTTAGGCACTATTCGCCACATAGTGGTAAGTGACGTTCTTCTATTTATTCAACAGCTGCATCCCGGTGACTGCACAAATCACCCCAGAACTTAATACACAAACAGACATGCAAATACATAAAGATATTTACCATCTTCAGCACTATGTACTAGTTCTTCTGGCAGATTATCTACTTTTGCTTGATCTGTTCAGGAGAAATTAACAAATGGTTAACGTGGCTGACCcttagagagaaaaagaacaatgaaatcatCCCTGGAAGCTCCCGGAGTTGGAAGCAATTAGTCAAGATGCAGTGAGGGGTGCAACCAAGATGTCTTCCCCAAATACTTTCTCTTTAGATTAGCTACTTGAGCCAGTGCCATAACGGGAGCTCCCATTTCAGCCCGGATGCAGCACACATCAGCACACTGCTGCACACCGACTCCCAAGGGTTAGAGGGTTAGCTCAGAGCAAGCAATTGGCTGGCAGCAGGAGAAAGCACGGGGCTGCGACAGTCCCTCTATTCTTCTGGAAAGGGTAAGATGCTGGCCATGACTAACACCTCCCCAAATCTATGGtcaaatatttgtgtgtgtgcatcatCATTTGCATATGCCTCTGGGAGGCTTGCTTGGGAAGTCAACTGAAGAGATGTAACTGGGGACCAGCTGCTAAGTGGAATTTTGGCAGGCTAGTGTGAGAGTGGGTATCGGTATTTGGAAGGAAGCCTGCAGGAATACCCGTCAGCtgatggtgattttttttaaccctacACATTCCTGAGTACTTTAAAGCTGCACCATGGAAATAGCTCCATGCTTCAGAGACAAAGAGGTTTGCTAAACTGAACAATTGTCACTgaggtcttttctttctttagggaCCATCACTGACATAAGGAAGAACAATTGGGGCTGTCCATTAAAGAATGGGACTGCCTTCTCTGGAATTATCCAGGCGGATGTGGGGGTTGACCAGCTGTTAAGGAGGCTTTAGAGGGAATTCCTGCATGGGGGGACTTTGAAACGGGTGACCTTCATGGTCGCTCTCAATCCTGAGATTCTAAGATCCTTGGGAGGATCAGGACTACATTCCAAATTGGGGATATTTTCTAGATCCCTGGAAATCTCTGAATTTTAGGAATTGTTTAGTGAAGtgtctttttcagttttctttttaaactctgACTTCTTAGTCTCAACTGCAGATGTTAAAAACTATAATAAACCCAACAATGGTCAATTATCAATCAATTAATTTGACAGTGGTTAACTTTTACTCAATTTTTCTTATGACCATATGAAATTCCACAGGTATATCCTTAGCTTCAAAAGAATAAGAACAAAAGCCCTAGAAGTCATGGTTTCTAGGtccacttgcctggcatgcaagtCTCTATGTATGTTATGTTTTCTGTTAGTACTAAAGAAATCCTTCACCAATTAAAGCAGCAGCCAGTGGGGAATAGTGTACCTACCTAATGCATTGTGTGTTAGGTAGTCTTTTGGTTTACAGTCCCAGTATCCAAGAGAAATGggtgaagagaaagaaggaatgagCTGAGTATGGTGGTATATgactataaccccagcaacttgtgaggctgagactggaggatcttGTGATCAAGTtcaagctagcttcagcaatgtagcaaggccctgaagaacagcaagaccctgtctcaaaaaaataaagggctggagatgtagttcagtggtaaagtacccctgggttcaatccccagtatcagagagagagagagagagagagagagagagagagatgagagaagaggagagagagagagagagaagaagaagaagaagaagaagaagaagaagaagaagaagaagaaggaggaggaggaggaggaggaggaggaggaggaggaggggggggggggagggggagggaagaaagggagggaggaagggagggagagagagggagggagggagggagagagagggagggagggagggagagagaggggagggagggagagggagggggagagaggagagagggagagggagagggagagggagagggagagagagagagagagagagagagagagacagagagagagacagagagagagagagacagagagagagacagagagagagagagggagagcgaGAGAAATATCCTTGAAACCAGAGACTAATTCAGACCCATTTCATGTAAAATTCATTAGATGCCTAACCCTGTCACATATAATATTATCACTTCACAAATGTTAGTGACAGTTATCTGATAATTTTGAGTCCCAGGTCTGCTGTGTGATACCAAGTAAGCTATTTTACCTGAGTTTaattttccttatctataaagtgGTGATAACAGCAATTCATCTCTCAAAGAGTTGCTTGTGTtggttaaatgaattaatgtgtGAAATTCTTAGTGTTTGGCACATTATATTCAGTAGATGTTAGCTATTACTATTATTCTACTACTGTACTAGCTGCCACGATCCTTTAAAACATTGTACTTGAGTAAACTCAACTGGGATGCTTCAATTCAAGGAAACCTAGTAGGTAGGAACAAAACCTCATGCATTATTTTTGAAAGCAGTGTTCCAGACACTTAAGGGTGAGTCTCTGATTCAGCACACTTGGGGAAGGTTATTTCCATCTGTCAATTAGGCATTTTAGTGCACGTCAACATGCAGTGAGGCTACAGAACAACATATAAGCACTTTTAAGCTTAGATGGGGCATAACAGTGGAGCAAACTTTATTCTCACTTGATAAATCTGATGAAATGTCTTCTAGACTTTTGGAAGGCATTTTCCTAGCAGCACTCCTTTCCAAAGCTTTCAAAACAGGACTGGGTTCTTCTTCTGAACCTGTTGTAAGACAAAACCGATGAATGCTGcacaatacaaaagaaaaaaacaaactttaaataaTGAACGGGCATTGACATGGTGGGCTGAAAAGAGAAATTATGGTATAAGCCTCCCTACTTCTATTGGTTCTACAAAGCAATTATTTCACAGAAAGTAATTTCTCCACTAagagtcctttaaaaatttttttcttcatcaaaaaatatttgaaacacaaATCATATAGAAACAAGATGAGCACATTGGTCTCCTAGTTGTTTACGCTTTTATTTTAGGCACATGATTTGTTTTGTCCAGACTTTGAATCTTCCCACTTAACATTCTAGCTTTTGAAGACAGTCACAAAATGATTTTAGGTGCATTAAAAAAATTAGCTGAAgacaggtgtgatggcacacacctataatcccagtggctcaggttgaggcaggaggatcacaacttcaaagccagcctcagcaacttcgcgaggcacttggcaactcagcaagaccctgtctctaaaataaagaGGTCTGGGGaatgggctcagtggttaagggcactggggttcaatccctggtaccaaaacaaaacaaaacaaaaccaatagcTGAAAACTATGGAGGgtaagattttaatatttaactCTGTGAACAAACGGATACACAAAGTAGTGGGTTGTCCAGGTTGATAGCTGTaggatttctgaattttataatttagtaTAACTTGCAACAAAATACTGATAAATATATGGGGAAGTCAACTTTTTATTTAactaaggcatttttaaaaggaggatGAGATTCTATCCCTTACTAATgcctttatttcataaaaaagaaagacattttagaactgaaaggggaaaaaaaggtataATTTCAGAATAAGAACAGTACCGAAATTAAAACATAACACTTTACCAAAAAAAGTCTCTatactatcatttttttttcttcattttgacagTGAAAACTCCATCCTGGGTAAGTCCTGGTCTTAGTACTAACATTTATCACTGTCTATACTCAGTGCCTAAAATAGTGGCTGGCAAAAGacacttcaaaaatatttgctgaaccaATAAATGATTCAATTAATGAATCAATGAGTTTAAGAACCCCTTctctaaaaattaatttcctgaAATGCATTCCAGTTCTGCCTAACATTAATATGCATTCCACagcaaatggatttttttcatatatagcaAAGTTTATTCCTTAAAACTCACAcacagataataataaatatcttCCTGATAATGAAGAGCTTGTATATGCAATGTCTGTGTCAATTCCTGGGAATTATATTGTACTTTTCCTAATGTAAGACAGAAGGTTAATGATAATCAGAGAGATTAATTAAAGGTTCTTAATCCTGGGTGTAtcttgctgggtttttttttttttttttttctttttttttttctttcagtgctagggattcaAACCAGGAACTCTTTctcactgaattatatccccagttcttttttatttattattttgagacaaggtcttgctaagttggttagACTAGCcatgaatttgtaatcctcctacctcagcctcctgagttgctgggattataggtatttGTAGTAGCAAATGGATTTTAAGATGAACTAGATTTGGGAtgttctttgtttaaatttaagaGGATTCTTATTGCAAAAGTTCTGAGAGATTTTGACAAGCTAGTAAAATACATAATTTCCCAACATTTCCAAAAATGTTTGACCATGGAAAGTTTCTTTTTCCCAGAGGAACATATTGAGGTATTGGTTGGTTAACAGCTCAGCCACAGGTCAAACATGTTAGTTTGCTCAGCAAAATTAGGGTGGTTTTGTAGCAAGGTTTCTATCCGACTTTTACCTACACCCTTTCCAGTTTGTTTTAAAACTGTAATTTAGATCAAAGGATATAAAACCTTGACTGACCATTGTATACCTCTTACttggcatttaattttaaaatatcttttcttggTTCTGTCTAGGTGATAATCTAATGTTACCTATTTCTTTCTTAGGCTTTTTGATGTTCACTCAGTGACACTGGTACCCTATAAACCTGGCTAGACACATTAGGTGATAGTCTTTTAAGTGCAAATTTGCAAGCCTCCTATGGGTAAGTTTACCCTAGAAACATAAAGGAGAGTTTATTAAGAGAATACCCAACAAGGTTAACATGCTGACTTTATTCTTATATAAGTTTGTTTTCAGAGactagcactttttttttttttaaaaccagtaaCATTTGTTAAGTGGGCTTCAATTTGACTAATTAGGATTAAAGGTGGATCTTTGGTGAGTATTCAAGAAGTGATGCTACATCTGCTTACAAAGGAACTCAAACCTCAAAAGTCGGCCACTCCGTAAAGCTTATCAAGGAAGGTGATCAACACCAGCTGTGCATTTGGTTGAAATATCCCAGTCATACAGCATTCTCTATCATTTCATCACTCAAATCAGATAACTTCTCATTCCAATGTGCTCTGGGGTTTCCCTACTGAAATGGCAAGAGTTGATGAGAATAGTAAACTGAGACAAGTGTTGTTTATAGCCTGAATGAAACCAGCATCCTCAGGTCCACTTAGATGAGTTTTGTGATCCAGTAAGATCTTTAGCAATTCAGTCAAGGCTGAAGCCAAAGAAATGCAGTCACCAAGCAATGCCCTTAGGTGGAATCAGGTGAAGTCATCTGACCAAAGTCATATTCTAGAAGGGGAAGATTCTGCAGATGGttgaaaatgagagggagagaatgGCAATAAAAATACGACAGCACAAAGTATCTGAGGGAAGGAAAGGCCCAGCCTTGCACTTATTCCCTGATTTTTAGCCACACCTGCAGGAAAATGTTACTCTTAAATGGAAAATTTGTGCCCAGTGTGgtctttttgcttttttgccaCAACTCTCACTAGAGACTTCTATTAGGATTGTCAATTAAGAAATTCTAATATTTCTAGGAGGAAGACTAATTTAAGTGTTTTAAAGATGATTTCTAAACCCcaaatattatcttaaaaatatgtgAGACCTAAAAATTCAATAGGTAGATTAATGAGAAGCAAGGATAGGCTCTGGAACACAGACTGTAGGAAAGCTGTTTTTTTGTAATCTATTTGAATAAAGAACCAAAGTGATAAGAAGAATTTAGTGCCATTAAGGAGtgtcaaattaattaaaaaaaaatttaaagtcatcCTTTACATCAGTATTCCATAAAGCAGATTCATTATGGGTTAAAAATTCCAAAATGCTCACTAGATGTGTTTCTCCAGCTTCCTGCAATAGAACCTGTGTTTCCATCTGAAAAATCAGAGTCAGAGaaaccttctttttcttgttcattgACTTGTCTCTTACATGGCGATGTTAACATCAATTcaactttacttatttttgtagggttttctttctttgtcaggAGAGGAATGGGCTGCTCGCTTTTGGACACACTACTTGCTTTAGGAGCCTCCTCAAAGTCAGGTTCCTGAAAAGCCCCTAGTCCCCCTGCAAGGTCACTTTCATTGTTCCTGTCCCCTGGGGAGCTTATTGTTCTAATGGTCTCTATTTCATGGTCCACATAAAGTTGGGGGGTTCCAGAGATCTCAACCCCACTTGAAGAACAACAAAGAGCAACTGATAAATCAGTCACAACTTCATCTCCTCCCAATACTTTAACAATTTGGTCGACTTGAGATTCCAAACCATTGCTTCTACCCTTCATTTCAGAGGCCCTTGAGGCTGCCCAGAACCTGGCCTGCTCTGACTGTGAGGGCTCCTTCTCAGGAATTTCTTCCTTCACTGATACCTGGTGTCCATGAGGTGGAACTTCACATATTTCTTTAAGAAGTTTCTCAAACCCAATATCAAAAGCACTCTCAGTTATTGATGGAGCCTCAGACTTTTCAActgtttcttcaatttccttgGGATGGAAATTGGAAGTAGCTTGCCTGGGTGCCTCAGTACTACCTATTAAGTCTGATGGAGAGAGAGTTCCTGTATCCTTTTCATATCTTGAAGGGTAGGTTTCTAGTGTTTCCTTGTGGAGCTTTTCTAAGCCAGCACTGAATTCAAGGAACTCTGATTTGGGTTgaataattgtttcctttacaaTTTCTGCCACTTCCTGGGGTAACTTTTTGTCATGCTTTTTGTCAGTGGAAACAGATGAGCTAAGGAGCTGTTCTGATGGAGCCATCTGAGTGGTCAAAGATGATCCAACTTCATGAGTTTTATCAGGAACTATAGTGAAGGAATAAAAATCTTTCCTATCTGAAGCAATGGTGTCCATTGTAGCCCACAATGGGGTCACACTCAGAGAATTTGGGGGGCTGCCTGCTGCCTGTACTCCTTCAGAAAATTCTGCTTTTACTTCTCCAGGACCTATTTCCATTGCAGAAGGATAACTCGGGCAAGTTTCTCTAAGTAGCTTCTTTAATACATCATTTACATAATTCAATTCAGGTTTAGATGGAAGAATGACTTTCTCTACAGTCTCTGAAATTTCCCTTTGAGAAGGCAATGCTCCATCGTGGGGAACAAGATGAGCATCCTGGGAAAAAGACATGTCTTGTGGAGAGTTGGTCACATCCTTAAAAGAATCCTTTCTGTGAAGATGGGAAGAACCTTTTGCAGCCATCTGAAGCAAGTTCTCCCTGTTGAGCTGGCACTCACCACTTTCAGCTTTCTGGGTGAAAGCTGTATTTCCCGAAGTTTCATACCCCTCTGATAAAGGAGCTACTATCTCTCTCTGACAGCCTCTCGGTTTTATTCCCTTTTCAAAAAATCTACCCTCTTCAAGCTGAGAGCCAGTTCCAGTGGTCATGGGTTCTAACTCAGTTTGCAAGGGTGAGTGTGGAATTCCAGTTGCTTCTTTCAGGAGTTTGTTTAGACTAGCAGCCAAAGTGTTCTGTTTGAACTTCGGAGGCACCACTGTTTTATCTACATGCTCATTAGTGAACTCTTTAGGTCCTTCAGCTTCTTCCTCATCATCAGCAAAATCTGTCTTTTGAAGCCATTTCCTATCTTCTGAAACACCTGGTTTGAGAATTTCTTTTCCATAAGCTTCTTTACCAGAAGGCTGGATTGCTGGTGATGAACCTTCTAAAACCAGCTTCTGTACACTGTCACTAAAAGTGTCTTTGTTGTCTTTAGATAAAACATGTGCTTTCACTATGGATTCCTGAATCTCTTGATCTGAAAAATCCTTTGCTTCCTTAAATACTGGAGTACCAAGCCATTCcatattatttttcacattttcctttgttGACTCATTTCCTGCCAAATGTTGAATGGATTCTCCAGGTGGCCTCAGTGGAAATGTGGTTTCATTTGGTAGCACCTGGAGTatacattttgaatttaatttcttcatttcctctctcGGTGTAACAGAGAACACCTCTTCTTGGTGGGTATTTCTTCCTGATGATTTAACATCACTGAATTCCTTGTGTTTTTGGCTAGAGAATGGCACAAAAATTTTTTGGCTTATTGTAGTATTCTTCTCAGAATTATTCTTACTGTTTGGATTACCTCCTAAGTCCCAAAACTTTCTCAAATTCTCAAACTGAGAGTGATTATAAACCTGTTCTGTGTTGGGTTCATCCATTCGTTCTTTTAGGGACATAATTTTAAAGTTGGCATTTGATTCACCAATTAGAAATCTTTCTTTCTCCAAAGGAGCGTGTATTTCATTCCTAGTGTTTGAGGGATGTTGCAATGCTGGTAAAGTAATGTCTCTTCTAGAATGCAAACTGTCTTCCTCTAGCAaactttttatatgcttatttgtcTTATCCTGAAACagcaacattttatttgattggTCAGCTGAAGGATGGCATTTCAATGGACCTGATATTTGGGGACTGGTCTCTTTAGGCTTGTTTGAGGAATGAAAACTGGAGAGATGGAATGCTTGATCATCCTCATCAAAGACCACTCGTTTGGCAGTGAACTGACCATATTCACTCTGGCCTGTAGATAAACTGTCTGTGAATATATCCTGTGATCTCACAGGCGGGTATGCTTTAGCAGAGGATTGTTCCTGGCTACATGAAGATGTGGGTTCTTTATGAGTTAACTTAGCAGCAGCTTTCTCTCCTTCCCAAAAGGATATTCTGTCACTCACTcttttgtatttctctctttGCACTTGGTTCTTGGGAACCTCACCAGCTTCTTGTTGTGGGTGAACCTCAGGCTTCTTTGAAGGAGCTACACTGTTGACAATCCCAGGCAGCATCTCCCTATTATCTGTCTCTAAGGAAGCTTTCAggatggaattattttcttctttgctctttctctctaCCTTCACATTATCTTTCAAATTTGGTTCCTGGACAATTGCTAAAGAGTCAAATTTTACTTTGGAGTTTCCTGTATGTTTTTCATGAGCATGAGGCTTGGGTTCTTCTTTACCAAAGCTGCCAATATTCTTAGTGTTGCATGAAACTTGGACTTCTGCATTGGATCCTTTGAGAACACTGTAGGAGCAGTTATTGGTTGTGGGAGGTACCCCATTTTCTTCTATGCTTTTCAAGTCTTGGCTATTATCCatatttttacttccttgacttggGGTACCACAGTTTGCAAATGGCTGTGGTATAACTTGACCTTCCTTTGGGGTGCTTTGTTGGGACAAATTCATAGATTTGGGTTTGATATTCATAGAATTAtcttggaaaatttcagaaaccaGCATATCTCCTTCTTCCTGGAATGCTGAATCATATCTCACAGGCTTCAATTTAACTTTGGTGGACAATAGTGCCTTGGAATCATTTTCTTTAAGACTGGTGTCATCTGTCACCATGGCAATAGCAACCCGTGACTTTGAGTCTGTTTTTCCTTTGGGTTCTGTTCCTCGGGGATGTTGGAGGGATGGTTTACTGTCGTCTGAATGAGAACTTCGGTTAAACCAGTCTAGGACTTTAGTAATGGAATCATCAGTTGTCTTCTTGATCTCAGTGGCAGGTGGAGCAGAGCGTGAGGATGTCTTAGCTTTCAGAGCCATGAGAAGAGGGAGCTTACCTTGCTGATGGTCTCTAGAACTGCAATCTGGCACCTGAGATGGTTCAGGCTCAATGCAATGAGACAGTTCATCTGCAATACAGAAACGCTcttctaaataagaaaaaaacatgctTCAAGAATGATTATCACTcatattatctgttttaaaaggcactttttatttgtactttctacACTGACAGCATCTGTCAGGGGCTGTAAGTCATCCTGATTAAAGTATTCTACCAAAGATGCCCAATGACAGCAAAGGAAGGCAAATGTAGACCTCTGGAAGTATGTGTGTGGACCTAACTGGAAAATTTCTTTGAAGTccttgacttatttttaaaaattcatgtgaatTTTACATTCTGATCCATGTTACACTTTAAGTAttaattttctccaattcttaAATCTTTGTATAGAACTGGCTGGTACGAAGATACACCTTGCTGATTTCACGACTTTACTTATTCCCTGGCACACTAAGTTCATAAGCCCTAGAGGGCTCTTAAACCCAGAATTAAGGACCATAGACTTATGTAATTTCAGGAgttagaaaaataacttttaagtaaGTCTAAACAAGGAATTCCCTCTAGaatttctgaataataaaatgagaatatttgctTTCCTGGGTCTTACTCCTAATACACTGAAGAAGAAACTCTGAAGATAGAGGCCTGCTGTTCTGCATGCTGATTGTTTCCCATGGTGGAGATTAGGAACCCTGATCTCAACAGGACTCTCCATTCTGCCCCATGTTCTATCATTTGTAACTCAGAAGTTATTTCTGAGTCAAATAATGTAAAATGAGGATTGATAGAGAATATGATCTCTACCTGCTCCCTGATTATCAACTAACCAATTGCTAGAAGGCTACAGAAGGATATTTATGTTCTTTCTAAGTTATCAGGAAAGCAGGGTCTTTTCTGAGCCTTAATCAAAAGGCACATAGTACATTTGGATGAGGGAACTTAAAGTGTTTCGTTAAGACTTATTAGGCAGTTTGGCAAGGCTGTAGTCAAAGCACAGATGTGTCAGCATTTCTGTTCTCCCTTAAAACACTGAGCTATGCAATACATGTGAATGTTCCTAAAAATTATGTAAGCTGAAATTTTATGAAGTCAGCTATATTTCAAATGCACTAAAAGACATGTCAAATAACAGAATTCaatctttaattttaatcatCAACCCCtggttaaatataaaaaaggacaaagaatTTGTACAATAGTTGGTATATAGTAGAAACTGGTTTCCTTTCTAAGTACtcattgtattattatttatcattgtgAAGTTCCTTTGGGAAAATCTTTGAgaattctgtgtttgtttgtttatagacTATTTAAGGATGATTAAAAAGccatacaaacccaaataatacatAAACATTTTTGGAAGGCTCCAATACTAGATGTTGGCAATAGTTAATGCTGGATGATGACATCCCAGATCAGGTGCTTTTCATAATTCTGTGAgtttcttctgaaatattttacagtgaacattattactttaaaaataacaacagttcatttaaaaatctagTGCCAGGTAATGTTCTGCTTCCTCTGAGGAATTCTTCGGGTTTTTTTCCAGTGTGATAATAAGTATGATACTGACTGTTTGAACTTTAGAAATGATGTCAAACCCTTATTATTCAACTTAAGAGAGTttaccttgtttcttttttcctggtcctaattttctttttatatcccagtatttatttgtatatatcttTGTAGAAAGTCAAAAGGGAAAAAGTAGCATAACTCTATAAGTACTCTTTGAGACTAGAAAGCCTGTCAATCAAACTGGGTTTAGCTAATGATATTCTTCTCCCAAATTTAATGGTCAGTgggatttaaaaatcaaagcataaataagtaaatacaaaattatatgaTAGTTTGTGAGAAAGCAAATGCAATTTCAAAAACAGGAAAGGGGGGTTACCAATTTTTTCTATCAGTAATAATAAAGGGAAATATTgccaaagaaaatgttttcaccCTTTGAATGAATATTTAGGTAAATATGCAATTATTCCTTAATGTTTGGCCAAATGTTAGTAATTTCCTCCAATATGAGTTGCCTTATTTCCTGAAGAAGATCTTgcttaaaaaaaagttctatgtGTTTAAGAGGTTTAAAATGTCTGAGGAAAGAAACCTGAACATGTATGAAACTGCTGGGCTGAGCAAAAGTGAGCCAGGGCTAACCTGGTACTATTAAAATAGAAGGAGAGCAACTGAGTTAGAAACTTGATTATTGGATTATAAATGTTCctgacaataaaaaaaagtacGAGAGTTGGATGCATAATTATTGAACAAGAAAGATTACACAGCATTATTCTTCccactgttttctgttttttaaaatgtgagaattACAAAGTATCATAAAGTTATGAGACAGTAGTTTGGGGCACCCCTTGAGAGTAGTGGGGTCTTCAAGAGAGGG of the Sciurus carolinensis chromosome 11, mSciCar1.2, whole genome shotgun sequence genome contains:
- the Sytl2 gene encoding synaptotagmin-like protein 2 isoform X3 — translated: MIDLSFLTEEEQEAIMKVLQRDAALKRTEEERVRHLPEKIKDDQQLKNMSGQWFYEAKAKRHRDKIHGADIIRASMRKKRLQVAVEQSKDRAIEAKESWVNNVNKDALLLPELAGAVEEPEEDSAPISPSPSVVNPASTVIDMSQENTKKSTGSPAKQRKNPFNSSKLPEDHLSQQTQNEQSKNGRAGLFQISKEGELSDSKEKSSIPDISSQKLEESKQTMSAGPENGSQIKAPVPKARKFIHKSDGLKQDDKQSFPRQRSDSMSARGAPRGILKRNSSSSSTDSETLRLNQNFEPRSKIVSPGLTIHERISEKEHCLEDDSSSNSLEPLKHVRFSAVKDELPQSPGLIHGREVGEFSVLESDRLKNGTEDAGDIEFQDDSKPFQYKKDLLPHPSASSPSTSKNEAYQPLISGSVRNDGLHSSLEVLTAKPQITENLPTTNKHQTKSSELTRLESVLSPNPADELSHCIEPEPSQVPDCSSRDHQQGKLPLLMALKAKTSSRSAPPATEIKKTTDDSITKVLDWFNRSSHSDDSKPSLQHPRGTEPKGKTDSKSRVAIAMVTDDTSLKENDSKALLSTKVKLKPVRYDSAFQEEGDMLVSEIFQDNSMNIKPKSMNLSQQSTPKEGQVIPQPFANCGTPSQGSKNMDNSQDLKSIEENGVPPTTNNCSYSVLKGSNAEVQVSCNTKNIGSFGKEEPKPHAHEKHTGNSKVKFDSLAIVQEPNLKDNVKVERKSKEENNSILKASLETDNREMLPGIVNSVAPSKKPEVHPQQEAGEVPKNQVQREKYKRVSDRISFWEGEKAAAKLTHKEPTSSCSQEQSSAKAYPPVRSQDIFTDSLSTGQSEYGQFTAKRVVFDEDDQAFHLSSFHSSNKPKETSPQISGPLKCHPSADQSNKMLLFQDKTNKHIKSLLEEDSLHSRRDITLPALQHPSNTRNEIHAPLEKERFLIGESNANFKIMSLKERMDEPNTEQVYNHSQFENLRKFWDLGGNPNSKNNSEKNTTISQKIFVPFSSQKHKEFSDVKSSGRNTHQEEVFSVTPREEMKKLNSKCILQVLPNETTFPLRPPGESIQHLAGNESTKENVKNNMEWLGTPVFKEAKDFSDQEIQESIVKAHVLSKDNKDTFSDSVQKLVLEGSSPAIQPSGKEAYGKEILKPGVSEDRKWLQKTDFADDEEEAEGPKEFTNEHVDKTVVPPKFKQNTLAASLNKLLKEATGIPHSPLQTELEPMTTGTGSQLEEGRFFEKGIKPRGCQREIVAPLSEGYETSGNTAFTQKAESGECQLNRENLLQMAAKGSSHLHRKDSFKDVTNSPQDMSFSQDAHLVPHDGALPSQREISETVEKVILPSKPELNYVNDVLKKLLRETCPSYPSAMEIGPGEVKAEFSEGVQAAGSPPNSLSVTPLWATMDTIASDRKDFYSFTIVPDKTHEVGSSLTTQMAPSEQLLSSSVSTDKKHDKKLPQEVAEIVKETIIQPKSEFLEFSAGLEKLHKETLETYPSRYEKDTGTLSPSDLIGSTEAPRQATSNFHPKEIEETVEKSEAPSITESAFDIGFEKLLKEICEVPPHGHQVSVKEEIPEKEPSQSEQARFWAASRASEMKGRSNGLESQVDQIVKVLGGDEVVTDLSVALCCSSSGVEISGTPQLYVDHEIETIRTISSPGDRNNESDLAGGLGAFQEPDFEEAPKASSVSKSEQPIPLLTKKENPTKISKVELMLTSPCKRQVNEQEKEGFSDSDFSDGNTGSIAGSWRNTSSSEEEPSPVLKALERSAARKMPSKSLEDISSDLSNQAKVDNLPEELVHSAEDVSTVPSQPDNPFSHPDKLKRMSKSVPTFLQDEVSGSVMSVYSGDFGNLEVKGNIQFAIDYVDSLKELHVFVAQCKDLAAADVKKQRSDPYVKTYLLPDKGKMGKKKTPVVKKTLNPVYNEILRYKIEKQILKTQKLNLSVWHRDTFKRNSFLGEVELDLEAWDWDNKQNKQLRWYPLKRKTAPVALEVENRGEMKLALQYVPEPTPGKKLPTTGEVHIWVKECLDLPPLRGNHLNSFVKCTILPDTSRKSRQKTRAVGKTTNPIFNHTMVYDGFRPEDLMEACVELTVWDHYKLTNQFLGGLRIGFGTGKSYGTEVDWMDSTSEEVALWEKMVNAPNTWIEATLPLRMLLIARISK